A portion of the Aquicoccus sp. G2-2 genome contains these proteins:
- a CDS encoding response regulator, translating into MTDFEPHLLIVDDDERIRLLLLKFLKKNGFLVTGARDAGHARRILSGLDFDLIVLDIMMPGETGLSLTRSLRETSTTPILLLTAKGETGDRIAGLEAGADDYLAKPFEPKELLLRINAILRRMPELHVEQAHPKVLHLGPIRYEIERGELWEGDELIRLTATESQLMRIFATCPGEAVSRMKLVEDLGRDDGGQAQERAVDVQITRLRRKIEADPKQPRYLQTVRGAGYMLAPD; encoded by the coding sequence ATGACTGATTTTGAACCGCACCTTCTGATTGTCGATGACGACGAACGCATCCGCCTTCTGCTGCTGAAGTTTCTGAAGAAGAATGGCTTTCTGGTGACCGGCGCGCGCGATGCAGGCCATGCACGGCGCATATTGAGCGGGCTCGACTTCGATCTCATCGTGCTGGATATCATGATGCCCGGCGAAACCGGGCTTAGCCTGACCCGCAGCTTGCGCGAAACGTCGACCACGCCGATCCTTCTGCTTACGGCAAAGGGCGAAACCGGTGATCGGATTGCCGGGCTTGAAGCCGGGGCAGACGATTATCTTGCCAAACCGTTCGAGCCAAAGGAATTGCTGCTCAGGATCAATGCGATCCTGCGGCGGATGCCCGAACTCCACGTTGAGCAGGCACACCCGAAAGTGCTGCATCTGGGGCCGATCCGCTATGAGATCGAGCGCGGAGAGCTTTGGGAGGGCGACGAGTTGATCCGCTTGACCGCCACCGAAAGCCAACTCATGCGCATCTTCGCCACCTGCCCCGGAGAGGCTGTAAGCCGCATGAAGCTGGTCGAAGATTTGGGCAGGGACGATGGGGGGCAGGCGCAGGAACGCGCGGTCGATGTGCAGATCACCCGCCTGCGCCGCAAGATCGAGGCCGACCCGAAACAGCCACGCTACCTGCAAACCGTGCGCGGCGCGGGTTACATGCTGGCCCCCGACTGA
- a CDS encoding MarR family transcriptional regulator, protein MAEIGSAESLLFLTDEQLRQGTEAMFFAYRGFTADPDRILADLAYGRAHHRAIHFISRAPGTTVNNLLEILGVTKQSLNRVLRTLVEDGLVESKVGKSDRRERNLFLTEQGAALEQRLSNAQRARMRAAFREAGPDAVNGFRTVLEAMMDVEMRRRYYALREGGT, encoded by the coding sequence ATGGCCGAAATTGGAAGTGCTGAAAGCCTCCTGTTTCTGACCGATGAACAGCTTCGTCAGGGGACCGAGGCGATGTTCTTTGCCTATCGCGGCTTTACCGCCGATCCTGACCGCATACTTGCCGATCTGGCCTATGGCCGGGCGCATCACAGGGCGATCCATTTCATTTCCCGCGCGCCGGGCACCACGGTCAACAATCTTCTGGAAATTCTCGGTGTAACCAAACAATCTCTCAATCGTGTCTTGCGCACTTTGGTCGAAGATGGCCTGGTCGAAAGCAAGGTCGGCAAATCCGACCGGCGCGAGCGTAATCTCTTCCTTACCGAGCAAGGCGCGGCACTGGAACAGCGGCTATCCAATGCGCAACGGGCGCGGATGCGGGCCGCCTTTCGTGAGGCGGGGCCGGATGCGGTCAACGGCTTTCGCACGGTGCTTGAGGCAATGATGGATGTCGAAATGCGCCGCCGGTATTATGCCTTGCGCGAGGGTGGAACATGA
- a CDS encoding branched-chain amino acid aminotransferase, which produces MTAYDDRDGKIWMDGKLVDWRDANVHILSHALHYASSVFEGERCYDGKIFLGRKHSERLLNSGNLLDMPIPYTADQIDAAKRAVLDANGFTNAYVRAVAWRGAGEDMGVSAARNPVRMAVTAWEWGDYYGDAKMKGAKLDMAKWKRPSPETIPTSAKAAGLYMICTMSKHAAEAKGCSDAMFLDYRGYVAEATGANIFFVRDGEVHTPLPDAILNGLTRQTVIGMLNERQIKVHERHIEPAELDSMEQCWLTGSAAEVTPVGQIGDWNFEVGALTKEISQGYEKLVRE; this is translated from the coding sequence ATGACGGCCTATGATGATCGCGACGGCAAGATCTGGATGGATGGCAAGCTGGTCGATTGGCGCGATGCCAACGTGCATATTCTTAGCCATGCGCTGCATTATGCGTCTTCGGTCTTTGAGGGAGAGCGTTGTTATGACGGCAAGATTTTCCTCGGGCGCAAGCATTCCGAAAGGTTGCTGAACTCGGGCAATCTGCTTGATATGCCAATCCCCTATACCGCCGATCAGATTGATGCCGCAAAGCGGGCTGTGCTTGATGCCAATGGCTTTACCAATGCCTATGTGCGGGCCGTGGCGTGGCGCGGTGCGGGGGAAGACATGGGCGTGTCTGCTGCGCGCAACCCGGTGCGCATGGCCGTGACCGCGTGGGAGTGGGGCGATTATTATGGCGATGCCAAGATGAAGGGTGCCAAGCTTGACATGGCAAAGTGGAAGCGCCCCTCGCCCGAGACGATCCCGACATCGGCCAAGGCCGCCGGGCTTTACATGATCTGCACAATGTCCAAGCACGCCGCCGAAGCAAAGGGGTGCTCGGATGCGATGTTTCTCGATTATCGTGGCTATGTGGCGGAAGCAACGGGCGCGAATATCTTCTTCGTGCGGGATGGCGAAGTGCATACGCCACTTCCCGATGCGATCCTCAACGGGCTGACCCGGCAAACCGTGATCGGGATGCTGAATGAACGTCAGATCAAGGTCCACGAGCGCCATATAGAGCCAGCGGAACTGGACAGCATGGAGCAGTGTTGGTTAACCGGCTCTGCCGCTGAAGTAACGCCAGTGGGTCAGATTGGAGATTGGAATTTCGAGGTTGGCGCGCTGACCAAGGAGATTTCGCAGGGGTATGAGAAGCTGGTGCGTGAATAG
- a CDS encoding BatD family protein translates to MIRFPFLRILGLITLLLAALPLAASAAGLKAQVNTDEVAMGDSFQLTLTTNDLRAPPPDLSPLNKDFDILATSRASQTSIVNGKRSDTMSWIVSLAPRHKGALRLPPISAGQQTSAALTVHAVDASALSASPVSGVSVTVSAPKTALYVQEEIPITVRIKAGEPLQQAALIEPQSDDFVMTQTGKDENSQLSQGGRPVSVIERHYMLRAKKSGHLTLPAFKLQGTVQEATSRSPFGSAFGGNDPFAGFFGGAPFGGMFAQGKPIEVRSNTLQLDVEAAPADAQNQWFLPAKKVTLTAEWEPANPTFKVGEAVERHIRIVALGAAPEQLPTITVPPTNGVRIYPERNDTGSVDTDNGTAALRETVVSVVPTKGGDITLPALSLKWWDVTKKATRTATIPAQTIHVSGAAPAPVNATPPVTVQHPAATQPAPAKASLGHDELPAFEIIAAALIAVSLLLLLALYVARRRPTASAKAQPGPNAKARQNAALQTLRDACKSGDAHGIYRALESWLHTAGLGNVEAVYPALKAEIDQLETHLYAPEPGTNFDSSELLKQVEAAARNAGAHTSSVALQSALPPLYPKQSTARLIR, encoded by the coding sequence GTGATCCGTTTCCCGTTTCTTCGAATCCTCGGCCTCATCACCTTGCTGCTTGCCGCTCTGCCGCTTGCCGCAAGCGCCGCCGGGCTGAAGGCACAGGTCAATACTGATGAGGTTGCCATGGGCGACAGCTTTCAGCTCACACTAACCACCAATGACCTGCGCGCGCCGCCGCCCGACCTTTCGCCGCTTAACAAGGATTTCGATATTCTCGCCACATCCCGCGCGTCACAAACCAGCATCGTGAACGGCAAACGCTCTGACACGATGAGCTGGATCGTGTCGCTGGCACCGCGCCACAAGGGGGCGCTCAGGCTGCCCCCTATCTCGGCCGGGCAGCAGACATCGGCGGCGCTGACTGTCCACGCGGTTGATGCCTCTGCCTTGTCGGCAAGCCCGGTTTCAGGTGTATCAGTGACTGTTTCAGCGCCCAAAACCGCGCTTTATGTGCAAGAGGAGATCCCGATAACGGTGCGGATCAAAGCCGGTGAACCGCTGCAACAGGCGGCTTTGATCGAGCCGCAATCAGACGATTTCGTGATGACCCAAACCGGCAAGGACGAAAACAGCCAACTCAGTCAGGGCGGCAGGCCGGTTTCGGTGATCGAGCGGCATTATATGCTGCGCGCAAAGAAAAGCGGGCACCTCACGCTTCCGGCGTTCAAGCTTCAGGGCACGGTGCAGGAAGCCACCAGCCGTTCGCCTTTCGGGTCGGCTTTTGGTGGCAACGATCCGTTCGCGGGTTTCTTCGGCGGCGCGCCGTTTGGCGGCATGTTCGCTCAGGGCAAACCGATCGAGGTGCGCTCGAACACGCTTCAACTCGATGTCGAGGCTGCCCCTGCCGATGCGCAAAACCAATGGTTCCTGCCCGCCAAGAAGGTTACGTTGACCGCCGAATGGGAACCGGCAAACCCCACCTTCAAGGTCGGCGAAGCGGTCGAGCGGCATATCCGCATCGTCGCGCTGGGGGCCGCGCCCGAGCAATTACCTACGATAACGGTTCCGCCTACCAATGGCGTGCGCATCTATCCCGAACGCAACGATACCGGATCGGTGGATACTGATAACGGCACCGCGGCGCTGCGCGAAACGGTGGTTTCCGTGGTGCCCACCAAGGGCGGCGATATTACCTTGCCCGCGCTTAGCCTGAAATGGTGGGACGTGACGAAAAAGGCGACCCGCACCGCAACGATTCCGGCGCAAACCATCCACGTGTCAGGCGCTGCACCTGCCCCCGTCAACGCCACCCCACCCGTCACAGTGCAACACCCGGCTGCAACACAGCCTGCGCCAGCGAAAGCCTCCCTTGGCCATGATGAACTTCCCGCATTCGAGATTATCGCCGCAGCCCTCATTGCGGTAAGTCTGCTTTTGCTGCTGGCGCTATATGTTGCCCGCCGCCGCCCGACCGCCAGCGCAAAGGCGCAGCCCGGCCCGAACGCGAAAGCCCGACAAAACGCCGCTCTCCAAACCTTGCGCGACGCCTGCAAATCCGGCGACGCACACGGCATTTACCGCGCTTTGGAAAGCTGGCTCCATACCGCCGGTTTGGGCAACGTCGAGGCGGTTTACCCCGCACTCAAGGCAGAGATTGACCAACTTGAAACTCATCTCTATGCGCCTGAACCCGGCACAAATTTCGACAGTTCAGAATTACTAAAGCAGGTGGAGGCAGCCGCGCGGAACGCAGGCGCGCATACCAGCAGCGTGGCGTTGCAATCCGCCCTGCCGCCGCTTTATCCCAAACAGAGCACTGCACGTCTCATTCGCTGA
- a CDS encoding tetratricopeptide repeat protein, whose product MIASFLPVHFHFLRPIWLLALIPVALIVAFALRQGANAGAEAWARFVDPHLLGHLTQHGTASNHSRALAATLGVALCAAILGLAGPTWRQIPTPTYESGSPTVIALSLAQSMNTTDITPSRLTRAVHKLRDILARSKDDDVGLVIFSDTAFTAAPLTNDASVIKAMLPELSANLMPVLGNRPDLAIAQSQQLLKEAGAPEGRIVLIADNAGADPGQSRTAARAAEKAGYRVEVLGVGTKEGGTLQTASGQAITDRGGKVMKAGFDPDVLRAIAAAGGGHFATITAGDGDLNRLMPSAKSALHAAGRKQDIKADRWQDIGYLLLIIPVLLAPLAFRRGLLFALAMVAMGFGMPPTKAAAGAWQDLWQTPNQQGQKAFNAGAYDKAVKAFETPGWRGSAAYRKGDYAAAAQDFSTTNAPAAAYNLGNALARQGKLKEALKAYDEALAKAPGDEDTTFNRDLVKKLLEQQKEQQKQSKGGQGKQNQKPQKGQGGQPSKGKQDGQAQKQPQEGQQGGKQGQQNAQSGAQKQSAKQAQGSGGAKQGQKQAKATPRPQQAQDDTTTKAEKQARSGQHGQQQQAQTRAQTRAQAQKHPEESGLSGLLDRALSGNGEKPKSKPQAKSNGPAHSKLDQNAQQQLRRVPDDPSGLLRARIRQYYAQRRANGGN is encoded by the coding sequence ATGATTGCCAGTTTCCTGCCCGTGCATTTCCATTTCTTGCGCCCCATATGGTTGCTGGCGCTCATTCCCGTCGCGTTGATCGTGGCGTTCGCGCTACGGCAGGGGGCCAACGCCGGGGCGGAAGCCTGGGCACGGTTTGTCGATCCGCACCTCTTGGGGCACCTGACACAGCACGGCACCGCTTCAAATCACAGCCGCGCCTTGGCTGCTACTCTGGGCGTGGCGCTTTGTGCCGCCATCCTTGGCCTTGCCGGGCCGACATGGCGGCAAATCCCCACACCCACCTATGAGAGCGGTTCCCCAACCGTCATCGCGCTCAGCCTCGCGCAGTCCATGAACACCACCGATATCACCCCCTCGCGGCTGACCCGCGCGGTTCACAAGCTGCGCGATATTCTGGCGCGCTCAAAGGACGATGATGTCGGGTTGGTGATCTTCTCGGACACAGCTTTCACCGCCGCACCGCTGACCAATGATGCCAGCGTGATCAAAGCGATGCTGCCCGAGCTTTCGGCCAACCTGATGCCGGTGCTGGGCAATCGCCCCGATCTGGCCATCGCGCAATCCCAACAGTTGCTGAAAGAGGCGGGCGCACCGGAAGGCCGGATCGTGCTTATTGCCGACAATGCCGGGGCCGATCCGGGGCAATCCCGTACCGCCGCGCGCGCGGCTGAAAAAGCGGGTTATCGCGTTGAGGTGCTTGGCGTGGGCACCAAGGAAGGCGGCACGCTGCAAACCGCATCAGGGCAGGCAATTACTGACCGGGGCGGCAAGGTAATGAAAGCCGGGTTCGACCCTGATGTACTACGCGCGATTGCGGCAGCAGGCGGCGGCCATTTCGCCACTATCACGGCTGGCGACGGCGACCTTAACCGACTGATGCCGTCTGCGAAATCCGCGCTTCACGCCGCCGGGCGTAAACAGGATATCAAGGCCGACAGATGGCAGGACATCGGGTATCTCCTGCTGATCATTCCGGTGCTGCTTGCCCCGCTTGCGTTCCGGCGCGGGTTGCTGTTCGCACTGGCAATGGTCGCCATGGGCTTTGGAATGCCGCCGACCAAGGCCGCCGCCGGGGCATGGCAGGATCTTTGGCAGACGCCCAACCAACAGGGCCAGAAAGCGTTCAACGCAGGCGCATATGACAAGGCCGTGAAAGCGTTCGAAACACCGGGCTGGCGCGGTTCCGCCGCCTATCGCAAGGGTGATTACGCCGCAGCCGCACAGGATTTTTCGACCACGAACGCGCCCGCTGCGGCCTATAATCTCGGCAACGCATTGGCCCGCCAAGGCAAGCTGAAAGAGGCGCTAAAAGCCTATGATGAAGCCCTTGCCAAAGCGCCCGGCGATGAAGACACGACATTCAACCGCGATCTGGTGAAGAAGCTCTTGGAGCAACAAAAGGAGCAGCAGAAACAGTCCAAGGGCGGGCAAGGCAAGCAGAACCAAAAGCCGCAGAAAGGCCAAGGCGGGCAGCCGTCCAAGGGCAAGCAAGATGGGCAGGCCCAAAAGCAACCACAGGAGGGCCAGCAGGGCGGCAAGCAGGGCCAGCAAAACGCCCAGAGCGGGGCGCAAAAGCAATCCGCAAAGCAGGCGCAAGGCAGCGGCGGGGCGAAGCAGGGCCAGAAACAGGCGAAAGCGACACCGCGCCCCCAACAGGCACAGGATGACACGACAACGAAAGCCGAGAAGCAAGCCCGAAGCGGTCAGCATGGACAACAGCAACAGGCTCAAACACGGGCCCAAACACGGGCACAGGCACAAAAACACCCCGAAGAGTCCGGCCTCTCCGGCCTACTCGACCGGGCGCTGTCCGGCAATGGCGAGAAACCCAAAAGCAAGCCGCAGGCCAAATCAAATGGCCCGGCGCACAGCAAGCTTGACCAGAATGCCCAGCAACAATTGCGCAGGGTGCCGGATGACCCAAGCGGCCTTTTGCGCGCCCGTATCCGCCAATATTACGCCCAGCGCCGCGCCAATGGCGGCAATTAA
- a CDS encoding VWA domain-containing protein, translated as MITFLWPFVFILFPLPYLLRRLVPPAAPGTEGALHVPFFAALASSSAGGGGHRRRSLWRMVLASVIWLLLVTALARPALVGPQMPLPAQGRDVMMAIDLSGSMGREDFAVNGRASTRLGVVKEAADAFIARRKGDRVGLILFSNRAYLQAPLTFDRRAVRALLDEAQVGLTGQQTAIGDAIAVAVKRLKDRPKGGRVLILLTDGANNAGVMQPLEAAKLAKKLGIRIYTIGVGANAMRVNTAFGQRIVNPSQDLDEPTLEKIAQTTGGKYFRATDVKGLAKVYRAIDALEPVSGEPLYVRPTVSLYFWPAGLALVLTALFALLLGAPRLRQRLTRRPREGVVQ; from the coding sequence ATGATAACCTTCCTCTGGCCATTCGTATTCATTTTATTCCCCCTGCCTTACCTCCTGCGCCGCCTCGTCCCTCCCGCCGCACCCGGTACGGAAGGCGCGCTTCATGTGCCCTTCTTTGCCGCACTCGCGTCCTCCAGCGCGGGTGGCGGCGGGCATCGGCGGCGCAGCCTCTGGCGGATGGTGCTGGCGTCGGTGATCTGGCTCTTGCTGGTCACCGCGCTGGCCCGTCCGGCATTGGTCGGCCCGCAAATGCCGCTGCCTGCGCAAGGCCGCGACGTGATGATGGCGATTGACCTCTCTGGCTCCATGGGGCGCGAGGATTTCGCGGTGAATGGCCGCGCGTCCACCCGGCTTGGCGTGGTCAAGGAGGCGGCGGATGCCTTCATCGCGCGGCGCAAGGGGGACCGGGTCGGCCTGATCCTGTTTTCCAACCGCGCCTATCTGCAAGCGCCGTTGACGTTTGACCGCCGCGCCGTGCGCGCCCTTCTAGATGAAGCTCAGGTCGGGTTGACCGGGCAGCAAACAGCCATCGGCGATGCCATCGCGGTGGCAGTCAAACGATTGAAGGACCGGCCCAAGGGCGGGCGCGTGCTGATCCTTCTTACCGACGGCGCCAACAATGCGGGCGTCATGCAACCGCTTGAGGCGGCAAAACTCGCCAAAAAGTTGGGCATTCGGATTTACACCATCGGCGTGGGGGCCAATGCGATGCGGGTCAACACCGCTTTCGGGCAACGTATCGTCAACCCGTCGCAAGACCTTGATGAACCCACGCTCGAAAAAATCGCGCAGACAACCGGCGGCAAGTATTTCCGCGCAACCGATGTAAAAGGGCTGGCCAAAGTTTACCGGGCGATTGATGCGCTGGAACCGGTGAGTGGTGAGCCGCTTTATGTGCGCCCCACCGTCAGCCTCTATTTCTGGCCTGCCGGGCTGGCGCTGGTGCTGACTGCCCTCTTTGCGTTGCTGCTTGGCGCGCCGAGACTGAGGCAGAGGTTGACGCGACGCCCCCGCGAAGGAGTGGTGCAATGA
- a CDS encoding DUF4381 domain-containing protein yields MQAELAKLHDIHLPTPVSWWPVAPGWWLLLIILCLIALALVIWRGGRRQSLRVAALDELKTLRAHEAEVTPPQLATEIGVLLRRVALSRDGRAVSYLSGAGWAAFLADGKAGMAPELAHYIAEAPYAAPANSPDAPPVDQLISAAEHWLRRHA; encoded by the coding sequence ATGCAGGCCGAACTCGCCAAGCTGCACGATATTCACCTGCCCACCCCCGTTTCGTGGTGGCCGGTGGCACCGGGCTGGTGGCTGCTGCTGATCATACTCTGCCTGATAGCACTCGCACTGGTAATCTGGCGGGGAGGGCGGCGGCAAAGCCTGCGTGTGGCAGCATTGGACGAATTGAAAACCCTGCGCGCCCATGAAGCAGAGGTGACACCGCCGCAATTGGCAACCGAAATCGGCGTTTTGCTGCGCCGGGTCGCGCTCAGCCGCGATGGGCGCGCTGTGTCCTATCTCTCCGGGGCGGGTTGGGCCGCGTTTCTTGCAGATGGCAAGGCTGGCATGGCACCCGAGCTTGCCCACTATATCGCCGAGGCACCCTATGCCGCACCGGCAAACAGCCCCGATGCGCCCCCGGTGGATCAACTTATTTCTGCGGCAGAACACTGGCTGAGGAGGCACGCATGA
- a CDS encoding DUF58 domain-containing protein, translating to MTQAGNLQGIHATLPELIRARPARKNTGFAPGGRVTTHQWGANRSVFRGRGMEFDESRSYQPGDDVRAIDWRVTARTGTVHTKQFHEERDRPVHLLLDLRPMMRFGTRVRFKAHLAAEIAAMLAWVGHDGGDSIGGFILAPSELVYVAPTRTRRGLLSFLERIVEIGTAPGTEPATPPTLSNALHRTRRTCRPGTLVFVISDYADYDDTTDKELRRLGLHTHVTNIFVSDPLDAVLPPAGGRLTDGERAVRVAGLGRRALDSYALSFAERQARVARAARRRGMAFHTITTPDDPKTLLHPDIGQVSRKARLGRKVA from the coding sequence ATGACCCAAGCAGGCAACTTGCAGGGCATCCACGCCACCCTGCCAGAACTGATCCGTGCGCGGCCCGCGCGCAAGAACACGGGCTTTGCGCCGGGGGGCCGGGTAACAACCCATCAATGGGGCGCGAACCGCTCGGTCTTCCGTGGGCGCGGCATGGAATTCGATGAATCGCGCAGCTATCAGCCCGGCGACGACGTGCGCGCGATTGACTGGCGGGTGACCGCACGCACCGGCACGGTTCATACCAAGCAGTTTCACGAAGAGCGCGACCGCCCGGTACATCTCCTGCTTGATCTGCGCCCGATGATGCGGTTCGGCACAAGGGTGCGGTTCAAGGCACATCTCGCCGCCGAGATTGCTGCCATGCTGGCTTGGGTCGGGCATGATGGCGGGGACAGCATCGGCGGCTTTATCCTCGCCCCGTCAGAGCTGGTCTATGTCGCGCCCACACGCACAAGGCGCGGCTTGCTGAGCTTTCTCGAAAGGATCGTCGAGATTGGCACCGCACCCGGCACCGAACCCGCCACCCCGCCCACGCTTTCCAACGCGCTGCACCGCACACGCCGCACCTGCCGCCCCGGCACGCTGGTTTTCGTAATCAGTGATTATGCCGATTACGACGACACGACGGATAAAGAACTGCGCCGCCTCGGCCTGCATACCCATGTGACCAATATCTTTGTCAGTGATCCGCTCGACGCCGTCTTGCCACCTGCGGGCGGTCGGCTGACCGATGGCGAACGTGCTGTGCGCGTGGCCGGGTTGGGCCGCAGGGCACTCGATTCCTATGCGCTCAGCTTTGCGGAACGGCAGGCACGGGTAGCCCGCGCAGCGCGACGGCGGGGGATGGCGTTCCACACCATCACCACTCCGGACGACCCGAAAACGCTACTCCATCCCGACATCGGGCAAGTCAGCCGCAAGGCCCGGCTTGGCCGGAAGGTTGCATGA
- a CDS encoding MoxR family ATPase encodes MTNAAPLEARNPEQEVCAYLRTHLGARIVGQPHFIDRLLLALFAGGHVLLEGAPGLAKTKAVVELSNIINCDAKRIQFTPDLLPSDLTGTDIYRPETGSFDFQKGPLFHNLILADEVNRAPAKVQSALLEAMAERQITVGAKTYALPELFIVLATQNPIEQEGTYPLPEAQLDRFFLHVKVGYPAAEAERAILDIVRGEASGAPAAAMRSISQSQILAARQAAQRTHVSDALTEYTIQLVQATRTPETYGTDLSDMLSYGASPRGTIALDRAARVHAWMRGSDFATPTDVQAVIHDVLRHRIILSFEAEADGVTTDDFIKALVERVPVN; translated from the coding sequence ATGACCAATGCCGCCCCGCTTGAAGCGCGCAACCCCGAGCAGGAGGTTTGCGCCTATCTCAGAACGCATCTCGGCGCCCGCATTGTCGGCCAGCCACATTTCATCGACCGGCTGTTGCTGGCGCTTTTCGCCGGTGGGCACGTGTTGCTTGAAGGGGCGCCGGGACTGGCAAAAACCAAGGCGGTTGTCGAGCTTTCGAACATCATCAATTGCGATGCAAAACGCATACAATTCACCCCGGACCTGTTGCCCAGCGATTTGACCGGGACGGATATTTACCGCCCGGAAACCGGCAGCTTCGATTTTCAAAAAGGACCGCTTTTTCACAACCTGATTCTCGCGGATGAGGTCAACCGCGCGCCCGCCAAGGTGCAATCGGCACTTTTGGAAGCGATGGCGGAACGGCAAATTACCGTGGGCGCCAAAACCTATGCACTGCCTGAGCTTTTCATCGTGCTGGCGACGCAAAACCCGATTGAACAGGAAGGCACCTATCCACTCCCCGAAGCGCAGCTTGACCGGTTCTTTTTGCATGTGAAGGTCGGCTATCCCGCGGCAGAGGCAGAGCGTGCAATCCTTGATATAGTGCGCGGAGAGGCCAGCGGCGCACCAGCAGCCGCAATGCGAAGTATCTCACAAAGCCAAATCCTTGCAGCCCGGCAGGCGGCGCAGCGCACGCATGTCTCGGATGCGCTGACCGAATACACCATTCAGCTTGTTCAGGCGACGCGTACACCGGAAACTTACGGCACCGACCTTTCGGATATGCTGTCTTACGGGGCCAGCCCGCGCGGCACCATCGCACTTGACCGCGCGGCACGGGTTCACGCCTGGATGCGTGGTTCGGATTTCGCCACCCCCACGGATGTGCAGGCGGTGATCCATGACGTTCTGCGCCACCGCATCATTCTGAGCTTCGAGGCGGAGGCGGATGGTGTCACCACAGATGATTTCATCAAGGCACTGGTTGAGCGCGTGCCGGTGAACTGA
- a CDS encoding YfdX family protein has translation MKQISKITLLAAASSLALAPMAGLAWADSNAAAKAADNATQAQAKKSPEMLRASIDAMAAFASVHQARLALYDGQTDAAKKLVQSARDAFTGDMAKYLIKVAPKTAKTDTKTADKTTAADSSTTQAANAQPSELAVPLDTSFDVAENFVFTDAHKKPVKDAQEAMKKGDKAGAAAALINGEVDIDISAMVVPVKQTITDLQAVLSDINAGKFYDANLKLKTVEKLVQVVSYTPDTLPKQGYPAKGVF, from the coding sequence ATGAAACAGATAAGCAAAATCACCCTTCTGGCAGCGGCATCTTCGCTTGCATTGGCACCGATGGCCGGGTTGGCTTGGGCTGATTCAAACGCGGCAGCCAAGGCGGCAGACAACGCCACGCAGGCGCAGGCCAAGAAATCCCCCGAGATGTTGCGCGCCTCGATCGACGCCATGGCGGCGTTTGCCTCGGTGCATCAGGCACGGCTGGCGCTCTATGACGGGCAGACCGACGCCGCCAAGAAGCTTGTGCAAAGCGCGCGCGACGCCTTCACCGGAGACATGGCGAAATATCTGATCAAGGTCGCTCCGAAAACGGCCAAGACTGACACCAAGACCGCCGACAAGACAACCGCCGCCGACAGCAGCACAACGCAAGCCGCCAATGCGCAGCCGTCCGAGCTTGCTGTGCCGCTCGATACGTCGTTCGATGTGGCGGAAAACTTCGTTTTCACCGATGCACACAAGAAGCCGGTGAAGGACGCGCAGGAAGCCATGAAGAAAGGCGACAAGGCAGGAGCCGCCGCGGCCCTGATCAATGGTGAGGTGGATATCGACATCTCCGCCATGGTGGTCCCCGTCAAGCAGACGATTACCGATCTTCAAGCCGTGCTCAGCGATATCAACGCGGGCAAATTCTATGACGCCAATCTCAAGCTGAAAACGGTCGAGAAACTGGTTCAGGTCGTTTCCTACACGCCCGACACCCTGCCCAAGCAAGGCTATCCGGCAAAAGGGGTCTTCTGA